The proteins below are encoded in one region of Halorhodospira halochloris:
- a CDS encoding SLC13 family permease has product MGANKRRLIGLTIGPVIAGLMLLLGEPEGLDPHAWRVAALTALMATWWVTEALPIPVTALLPAICLPLMGVASPEEAAAPYANPMVMLFLGGFLIAMAVQRWGLHRRIALLILRVAGGRDDFLVAGFMLATALLSMWVSNTATAAMMLPIGLSVIALVEASTGESSRRLTLALLLGIAFGANIGGLGTLIGTPPNAFLAAYMGERYDFQVGFGQWMLIGVPVSVTMLVFAWLMLTRVSFPLPRQPIAGVADLIERERRQVGKIKTPEMRVAIIFALTAVAWIFRPWLEGVMPEWITISDAGIALMGAMAMFLVPAEGLRLRFLLDWEDTRALPWGVLVLVGGGLSLGVAIEDSGLAGFIAGLLSGIGAWPTVSLVLIIAGLAALMSHVTSNTATAATLLPLVTSLALQIDVHPLLFAVPVALAASAAFMLPVATPPNAIVFGSEKITVPDMVRAGFGLTIGGALLATAAAYLIAPWLFGFSVS; this is encoded by the coding sequence TTGGGAGCAAACAAACGCAGACTGATAGGCCTAACCATCGGGCCGGTTATAGCCGGCCTGATGCTCCTGCTCGGTGAGCCGGAAGGGCTAGACCCTCATGCTTGGCGAGTAGCTGCGCTGACTGCGCTGATGGCAACCTGGTGGGTTACCGAGGCCCTGCCGATACCGGTTACTGCCCTGCTTCCGGCCATCTGCCTGCCGCTGATGGGCGTAGCCTCGCCCGAGGAGGCTGCCGCGCCCTATGCCAATCCCATGGTGATGCTCTTCCTCGGCGGATTTCTTATCGCCATGGCGGTGCAGCGCTGGGGACTGCACCGGCGGATTGCCTTGCTTATTCTAAGGGTGGCCGGGGGGCGTGATGACTTCCTGGTAGCCGGTTTTATGCTCGCTACCGCGCTGCTGTCGATGTGGGTGAGCAATACCGCGACCGCTGCCATGATGCTGCCAATCGGCTTATCGGTTATAGCCCTAGTCGAGGCGAGTACGGGTGAGTCTAGCCGACGGCTTACCCTGGCGTTGCTGCTCGGCATAGCCTTTGGCGCCAATATTGGTGGTTTAGGCACCCTGATCGGGACTCCACCTAACGCCTTCCTAGCTGCCTATATGGGCGAGCGCTACGATTTTCAGGTGGGTTTTGGGCAGTGGATGCTGATTGGCGTGCCGGTGAGCGTGACTATGTTGGTCTTTGCCTGGTTGATGCTCACCCGGGTCTCCTTCCCCTTACCCCGTCAGCCCATAGCTGGTGTGGCCGATCTTATCGAACGCGAGCGACGTCAAGTAGGTAAGATTAAGACCCCGGAGATGCGCGTAGCTATCATCTTTGCCTTGACTGCAGTGGCATGGATATTCCGGCCCTGGTTAGAAGGTGTAATGCCGGAGTGGATAACCATCAGTGACGCCGGGATAGCCCTTATGGGGGCTATGGCGATGTTCCTGGTGCCAGCAGAAGGCTTGCGGTTGCGCTTTTTGCTTGATTGGGAAGATACCCGCGCATTGCCGTGGGGGGTGCTAGTGCTGGTCGGTGGCGGTCTGAGCCTCGGTGTGGCGATAGAGGATAGTGGGCTCGCCGGCTTTATTGCCGGCTTGTTAAGCGGCATCGGGGCTTGGCCGACGGTTTCCTTGGTGCTGATCATTGCCGGTTTGGCGGCGCTGATGAGCCACGTGACGAGTAACACTGCAACTGCGGCAACTCTTCTGCCGCTGGTTACCTCGCTGGCCCTGCAGATCGACGTGCATCCGTTATTGTTCGCTGTGCCTGTAGCATTAGCAGCCTCGGCTGCCTTTATGTTGCCGGTAGCAACGCCGCCGAATGCGATTGTCTTTGGCAGTGAGAAAATAACGGTACCGGATATGGTTAGGGCCGGGTTTGGTTTAACCATCGGTGGTGCGCTGCTAGCGACAGCGGCTGCCTACCTAATCGCCCCGTGGCTATTCGGCTTCAGTGTCAGCTAG
- a CDS encoding MerR family transcriptional regulator: MPEPQKNNQDELQPIPAKRYFTIGEVSDLCAVKPHVLRYWEQEFPQLKPVKRRGNRRYYQRQDVILIRRIRALLYDEGFTIGGARQKLESGEEREDTRESKQVIRQMRSELESVLNILKR, encoded by the coding sequence ATGCCGGAACCACAGAAGAATAACCAGGATGAGCTGCAGCCGATACCGGCAAAGCGCTATTTCACTATTGGTGAAGTCAGTGATCTGTGCGCGGTCAAGCCCCACGTCCTCAGGTACTGGGAGCAGGAGTTCCCCCAACTCAAGCCGGTAAAGCGTCGCGGCAACAGGCGTTACTATCAACGTCAGGACGTCATCTTAATCAGGCGTATCCGCGCCCTCCTTTACGATGAAGGCTTTACAATTGGGGGCGCTAGACAGAAGTTGGAAAGCGGTGAAGAGCGTGAGGATACGCGCGAAAGCAAGCAGGTTATCCGGCAGATGCGCTCTGAACTTGAATCGGTGCTCAATATCCTAAAAAGATGA
- a CDS encoding alpha/beta hydrolase — protein sequence MSGCQRAFFFPSEEHYWDPKEEGVEYEDVFFKSSDGVKLHGWFLPAQGDETFGTIIHLHGNAQNISTHLVSVWWLPKHGFNVFVFDYRGFGHSEGRPDFSGVHKDAHAALETVINDMEKDPETLLVFGQSIGASIAITSLSLWEGEEPAGLVAETPFACYRQITREVLGSFWLTWPFQYPFSWLVTDAYSPIDFIHDLQMPVLLIAAEKDRTTPPHHAESLYEAASPPRHIWHIEGARHGLPMADSRVRKHLLDTFHGWLEGDLDAAEKAPADPWQQDPPRP from the coding sequence GTGTCGGGCTGCCAGCGGGCATTCTTCTTTCCCAGTGAGGAACACTACTGGGATCCTAAAGAGGAAGGAGTGGAGTATGAGGACGTATTCTTTAAATCCTCGGATGGGGTAAAGCTCCACGGCTGGTTTCTACCGGCTCAAGGTGATGAGACTTTTGGCACCATTATTCACCTCCATGGAAACGCCCAGAATATAAGCACCCATTTAGTATCCGTATGGTGGCTACCAAAACACGGTTTTAACGTCTTTGTCTTCGATTATCGGGGATTTGGCCATTCAGAGGGACGGCCTGATTTTAGCGGTGTACACAAAGACGCCCACGCCGCCTTAGAAACGGTTATTAACGACATGGAAAAGGACCCCGAAACGCTGCTAGTCTTCGGTCAGAGCATCGGCGCGAGCATTGCTATAACTTCGCTAAGCCTCTGGGAAGGAGAAGAGCCTGCCGGGTTGGTAGCCGAAACCCCATTCGCATGTTATCGGCAAATAACCCGTGAGGTTCTAGGTAGCTTTTGGCTGACATGGCCATTTCAATATCCGTTCTCCTGGCTAGTCACGGATGCGTACTCGCCAATTGATTTTATTCATGACCTGCAAATGCCAGTACTGCTTATAGCCGCCGAGAAAGACAGAACTACCCCTCCCCATCACGCCGAGAGCCTCTATGAGGCGGCATCTCCGCCCAGACACATCTGGCATATAGAGGGCGCTAGACACGGCCTTCCTATGGCCGACTCCAGGGTCCGTAAACACTTACTAGACACATTCCATGGCTGGCTTGAAGGCGATTTGGATGCGGCTGAAAAGGCACCTGCCGATCCCTGGCAGCAGGATCCGCCACGCCCCTAG
- a CDS encoding methyl-accepting chemotaxis protein encodes MKALLGRIRDVRIWIRLLIAIWAMLVLTWTVMIAFASWEKRDVAVDQAIDFTQTMNQMTMAGLTAMMWTGTIDQRDEFLDQIIELPNVSGLRVLRADATRELYGDGPEEQQPQDEIEEQVLRTGEAYIEQVDGGRAVRAVIPNFNDREFLGKSCVDCHGEHLEDEVLGAVNMEITLEDVNEAVVGFGLTMWGIAVLLSLPFLLVVYLFIQRFVTFPIREMTDSLNAIAGGFGDLRHRMNDQRKDEIGEVASAFNCSMAVFHDLISQVIEASGQLNTAAEKVSRVTENTDDNIERQRSEIEQVATAMNQLTSTAHEVARNAQNAAESTQSGEKAVLRGKQVVEQTVGGINHLADDVNRAAGAIKKLADDSEQIGTVIDLIREIAEQTNLLALNAAIEAARAGDQGRGFAVVADEVRKLATRTHESTQQIQDMISSLQEETGSAQHAMEQSHAKTQETVEQANEAASVLDEIQDAVSNISQVNTEIASAAEEQSQVVEEINRNVTTINDVSEETARQSRETRSAGDELERLARDLKSLVEQFRV; translated from the coding sequence ATGAAGGCTCTCCTGGGGCGCATCCGTGACGTTAGGATTTGGATACGCTTGCTCATTGCAATATGGGCTATGTTGGTTCTCACCTGGACGGTGATGATTGCCTTCGCCTCTTGGGAGAAGCGTGATGTTGCCGTAGATCAGGCGATCGACTTCACTCAGACGATGAACCAGATGACCATGGCTGGCCTGACTGCCATGATGTGGACTGGAACAATCGATCAACGTGATGAGTTTCTCGATCAGATAATCGAACTACCCAACGTCAGTGGATTGCGCGTGCTCCGGGCCGATGCTACCCGGGAGCTGTATGGCGACGGCCCTGAGGAGCAGCAGCCTCAGGATGAGATTGAAGAGCAGGTACTGCGCACCGGAGAGGCCTATATAGAGCAGGTCGACGGCGGACGAGCGGTGCGTGCCGTGATACCCAATTTCAATGACCGCGAATTCCTAGGCAAGAGCTGTGTTGACTGCCATGGCGAGCATCTTGAGGACGAGGTCCTGGGTGCGGTGAATATGGAGATCACCCTTGAGGATGTAAACGAGGCCGTAGTGGGCTTCGGGTTGACCATGTGGGGAATAGCAGTGCTGCTCAGTTTGCCCTTCCTGCTCGTGGTTTACTTGTTTATCCAGCGCTTTGTCACTTTCCCGATTCGCGAGATGACCGATAGCTTGAACGCTATAGCTGGCGGCTTTGGCGACCTGCGCCACCGTATGAACGATCAACGTAAGGATGAGATTGGTGAAGTAGCTAGCGCCTTCAATTGCTCTATGGCTGTTTTCCACGACCTGATTTCGCAGGTCATAGAGGCCTCTGGGCAACTCAATACAGCAGCAGAGAAGGTCTCGCGGGTAACCGAGAACACCGATGATAATATTGAGCGCCAGCGCTCGGAGATTGAGCAGGTTGCTACTGCCATGAATCAGCTCACCTCGACAGCACATGAGGTGGCGCGCAATGCCCAGAACGCTGCTGAGTCAACTCAGTCCGGCGAGAAGGCTGTGCTTCGCGGCAAGCAGGTTGTTGAGCAGACCGTCGGCGGTATTAACCACTTGGCTGATGATGTCAACCGCGCAGCAGGGGCCATTAAGAAGCTGGCCGATGATAGTGAGCAGATTGGTACGGTAATCGATCTGATTCGCGAGATTGCCGAGCAGACTAATCTGCTTGCCCTTAATGCAGCGATTGAGGCCGCGCGGGCGGGTGATCAAGGGCGTGGGTTTGCGGTTGTTGCCGATGAGGTGCGCAAGTTAGCTACCCGTACCCATGAGTCGACTCAGCAAATCCAGGATATGATTAGTAGCTTGCAGGAGGAGACTGGCAGCGCCCAGCACGCTATGGAGCAGAGCCACGCCAAGACCCAAGAGACTGTGGAGCAGGCTAACGAGGCTGCCTCTGTGCTGGATGAGATTCAGGATGCAGTCTCCAACATCAGTCAGGTTAACACTGAGATTGCCAGTGCTGCCGAAGAGCAGAGCCAAGTAGTTGAGGAGATAAACCGCAACGTCACCACAATCAACGATGTCTCGGAGGAGACCGCCAGACAAAGCCGGGAGACTCGCTCCGCTGGCGATGAATTGGAGAGATTGGCCAGAGATCTTAAGAGCCTGGTTGAACAATTCAGAGTTTGA
- a CDS encoding DUF4105 domain-containing protein, translated as MESSEVAELAQDSRWLSLLAYENRVFRPGRRGMVKTPGFYLHEDGRNDPHAELKATLKALFAPTIPGADDAHAACLFPARRQFIFSELNLAEFISRLPTPQCRAYTSWRERIETERVALIFADAYMGNPASMFGHTLLRLDSSADSKHTLTSFALNHAAQTGEDHGVIFAMRGVLGSYPGSYAIMPYYQKVNEYTRLDRRDLWEYKLNLDDAAIDRLLAHLWELDGVGLPYYFFYQNCSLRLMYLLEIADPDLDLVSNFNFWAIPADTVRAVKEHPELVDQITYRPSAARKLDYAFEQLTDDQSKLAKDLAYGEIDASSEALVELPEDKRAHILEAGYEYLDYLAQTKDLGEESRSRRYNLLLARSRLSAESLADPPRPDVRPDEGHRTGRYGIGFGQLDGVNYAEIQWRGSYHDLLDPPGGYLPGAQIEMLDLRARYYQDDDPRNGTEPDGGLELERLNLVNVRSITPRNQPLPGITWGAELGAQQHRAEEGQRALAGTTSAHVGSAWRFGDTKSGRLVVAGATTLRGSPDFDDGYRAGVGGQMEILYSRPLARLSLSAESLAFHDNKESWRVAAKTAISITSNSAIRLHAIREKDFEVRHNEVQLLMHFYF; from the coding sequence TTGGAATCCTCAGAAGTTGCCGAGCTAGCCCAAGATTCCCGTTGGCTAAGCTTGCTCGCCTACGAGAACAGGGTTTTCCGGCCGGGACGTCGAGGCATGGTGAAAACGCCGGGATTCTATCTTCACGAAGATGGCAGAAATGATCCTCATGCCGAATTAAAAGCAACCTTAAAAGCTTTATTTGCCCCAACAATCCCCGGAGCAGATGATGCCCATGCCGCTTGCCTATTCCCTGCTCGTAGACAGTTCATATTTAGTGAGCTAAATCTGGCTGAGTTCATATCACGGCTGCCAACTCCTCAGTGTCGAGCCTACACTAGCTGGCGAGAGCGCATAGAAACCGAACGTGTAGCACTTATCTTTGCCGACGCCTACATGGGTAACCCGGCGTCAATGTTCGGCCATACCTTATTACGTTTAGATAGTAGCGCAGATAGCAAACATACATTAACTTCGTTTGCCCTCAATCACGCCGCGCAAACTGGAGAGGATCACGGCGTCATTTTTGCTATGCGTGGTGTCTTAGGAAGTTACCCTGGATCTTACGCCATAATGCCTTACTACCAAAAGGTAAACGAATATACGCGGCTAGATAGGCGTGATTTATGGGAGTACAAGCTAAACTTAGATGATGCTGCCATAGATAGATTGCTCGCACACCTTTGGGAACTAGATGGTGTTGGCCTGCCGTATTATTTCTTTTATCAAAATTGCTCCTTAAGACTGATGTATCTTCTTGAAATTGCCGACCCAGATCTAGACTTGGTCAGCAACTTTAACTTTTGGGCTATCCCGGCTGACACTGTTCGGGCTGTGAAAGAACACCCCGAACTAGTAGATCAGATAACCTACCGCCCGTCTGCCGCTCGCAAACTTGATTACGCCTTCGAACAATTGACCGATGACCAGAGCAAATTAGCTAAAGATTTAGCTTATGGCGAAATCGATGCCTCAAGCGAGGCCTTAGTTGAACTGCCTGAAGATAAAAGAGCCCATATCCTAGAGGCAGGTTACGAATATCTAGACTATCTGGCTCAAACGAAAGATTTAGGTGAGGAGTCACGATCTCGGCGCTACAACCTGTTACTAGCACGATCTCGCTTAAGCGCTGAGAGTCTTGCAGACCCACCACGCCCTGATGTACGGCCAGACGAAGGTCACCGAACGGGCAGATATGGCATCGGCTTTGGCCAACTTGATGGGGTCAACTACGCTGAAATCCAGTGGCGCGGCTCATATCACGACCTTCTAGATCCTCCGGGCGGCTATTTGCCCGGCGCACAAATCGAAATGCTTGATCTGAGAGCCCGTTATTACCAGGATGATGACCCTCGCAACGGCACTGAGCCAGACGGCGGGCTTGAGCTAGAGAGGCTAAACCTAGTAAACGTTCGCTCTATTACACCACGTAACCAGCCACTACCGGGTATTACTTGGGGAGCAGAACTGGGCGCGCAGCAACACCGGGCTGAGGAGGGGCAACGGGCGCTAGCCGGCACCACATCTGCCCACGTCGGTTCTGCTTGGCGTTTTGGGGACACAAAATCTGGTCGCCTAGTGGTTGCAGGTGCAACAACTTTGCGTGGTTCTCCTGATTTTGATGATGGCTACCGAGCAGGCGTTGGTGGCCAAATGGAGATTCTCTATAGCCGCCCTCTAGCCCGTTTGAGCTTATCTGCAGAGAGTCTAGCTTTCCACGACAACAAAGAATCATGGCGGGTTGCAGCGAAAACTGCTATCAGTATAACCAGTAACTCCGCCATACGTTTGCATGCTATCCGCGAAAAGGACTTTGAGGTACGCCATAATGAAGTGCAGCTGCTTATGCATTTTTACTTTTGA
- a CDS encoding DUF3015 family protein produces MRKSYLAATALAGTMAVAGVAKADNTGCGLGSMVWEGQSGIAQDILAVTTNGISANQFFGITSGTLGCEHGATITAEADAFMAENMESIIVEAANGGGESIDTLAALLDIEEADRGEFAEHMQQNFAEIFPSENVTAGEVMENLESSMAASETLNRYTA; encoded by the coding sequence ATGCGTAAAAGTTACCTAGCGGCTACCGCACTTGCCGGAACGATGGCTGTGGCCGGAGTAGCTAAGGCTGACAATACCGGTTGCGGTCTCGGCAGCATGGTTTGGGAGGGTCAGTCTGGAATTGCTCAAGACATACTTGCAGTAACCACCAATGGCATCTCCGCTAACCAGTTCTTCGGTATCACTTCGGGCACCCTTGGCTGCGAGCACGGCGCTACCATCACTGCCGAGGCTGATGCTTTCATGGCTGAGAACATGGAGTCGATCATAGTAGAGGCTGCCAACGGCGGCGGTGAGAGCATTGATACGCTAGCTGCCCTGCTTGACATCGAAGAGGCTGACAGAGGCGAGTTTGCCGAGCACATGCAGCAAAACTTTGCCGAGATATTCCCGTCAGAAAACGTCACTGCCGGTGAGGTTATGGAAAACCTAGAGTCCAGCATGGCCGCAAGCGAGACTCTAAACCGCTATACCGCTTGA
- a CDS encoding sulfite exporter TauE/SafE family protein, whose protein sequence is MSASSALPLPIELSEWLIACAILLLGTVIQGSIGFGLALFGAPLLYWLNQDLVPGPMLVVGMSLPLLIVIREWRAMDVQGVKWTIPGQLSGAVLAGLVLAVVDESLLSLLFGVLVLLAVILSALAGAPRITPGRLLSAGTLSGFMATATSIGGPPLAIAYQSVSGARLRASLSAVFVVGAFGSLSALAVIGRFGLEEMLIGLSLLPPILIGFWVSIYTATIFDRQWLRAAVLGVSAVAGLAAIGQGVWG, encoded by the coding sequence GTGTCAGCTAGTTCAGCCTTGCCCCTGCCTATCGAGCTGAGTGAGTGGCTAATCGCCTGCGCGATACTGCTGCTCGGAACCGTGATCCAGGGCTCTATCGGCTTCGGACTGGCCCTGTTCGGGGCCCCGTTGCTTTATTGGCTGAATCAGGATCTGGTCCCCGGGCCGATGTTGGTGGTGGGGATGTCCTTGCCTTTGCTGATAGTTATCCGTGAATGGCGAGCCATGGACGTTCAGGGGGTTAAGTGGACCATACCAGGCCAGTTATCTGGGGCAGTGCTGGCGGGCTTGGTCCTGGCAGTTGTCGACGAGTCTTTGCTATCTCTTCTCTTCGGTGTGCTGGTCCTGTTGGCGGTCATCTTGAGTGCCCTCGCCGGGGCGCCCCGGATTACTCCGGGACGGCTGTTAAGCGCCGGTACTTTGTCAGGTTTTATGGCCACAGCTACCTCTATCGGTGGTCCGCCCCTGGCTATTGCCTATCAAAGCGTCAGTGGTGCTCGATTGCGCGCCTCGCTCTCGGCGGTCTTTGTAGTCGGGGCGTTCGGCTCGCTGAGCGCGCTTGCGGTGATTGGGCGGTTCGGGCTAGAAGAGATGCTCATTGGGCTGAGTCTGCTGCCGCCGATACTAATCGGCTTCTGGGTATCCATCTACACCGCTACGATCTTTGATCGCCAGTGGCTGCGTGCAGCGGTGCTGGGGGTCTCTGCTGTGGCCGGATTGGCTGCTATAGGGCAGGGGGTGTGGGGGTAG